The following proteins are co-located in the Tiliqua scincoides isolate rTilSci1 chromosome 8, rTilSci1.hap2, whole genome shotgun sequence genome:
- the KLHL26 gene encoding kelch-like protein 26 isoform X2 — protein MAESGGAEASERPPTPSSGSRAMFTGGMREANQDVIELKGVSAKGLKHIIEFAYSAEVTLDLDCIQDVLGAAVFLQMVPVVELCEEFLKSAMSVETCLNIGQMATTFSLASLKESVDAFTFRHFLQISEEEDFLHLPLERLVFFLQSNKLKSCSEIDLFRAAIRWLQYDQSRRSNASQVLCHIRFPLMKSSELVDSVQTLDIMVEDVLCRQYLLEAFNYQILPFRQHEMQSPRTAIRSDILSLITFGGTPYTDNDRTVSGKVYYLPDSSTRQFKELTEMEVGSSHTCVAVLDNFVYVVGGQHLQYRSGEGAVDICYRYDPHLNQWLRIQAMQESRIQFQLNVLYGMVYATGGRNRSGSLASVEKYCPKTNEWSYVCSLKRRTWGHAGATLGGKLYISGGYGISVEDKKALHCYDPAGDQWEFKASMNEPRVLHAMISANNRIYALGGRMDHVDRCFDVLAVEYYMPETNQWTTVSPMRAGQSEAGCCLLEKKIYIVGGYNWHLNNVTSIVQVYNTETDEWERDLHFPESFAGIACAPVILPQTTAQR, from the coding sequence GGCAATGTTCACTGGTGGGATGAGAGAAGCCAACCAGGATGTCATTGAACTGAAAGGTGTCTCTGCCAAAGGGCTGAAGCACATCATAGAGTTTGCTTACAGTGCTGAAGTGACCCTTGACCTTGACTGCATCCAAGATGTGCTGGGAGCAGCTGTCTTCTTGCAAATGGTGCCGGTAGTGGAGCTCTGTGAGGAGTTCTTGAAGTCTGCCATGAGTGTCGAGACCTGCCTCAACATTGGGCAGATGGCCACCACTTTCAGCCTGGCCTCCTTGAAGGAGTCAGTGGATGCTTTCACCTTCCGGCACTTCCTCCAGATTTCCGAGGAAGAAGACTTCCTCCACCTGCCCTTGGAGCGCCTCGTCTTCTTCCTCCAGAGCAACAAACTCAAGAGCTGCAGTGAGATCGACCTCTTCCGTGCTGCCATCCGTTGGCTCCAATACGACCAATCACGCCGCAGCAATGCTAGTCAGGTGCTCTGCCACATCCGCTTCCCTCTCATGAAATCCTCTGAGCTGGTGGACAGTGTCCAGACCTTGGACATCATGGTGGAGGATGTCCTGTGCAGGCAGTACCTCCTGGAAGCCTTCAATTATCAGATCTTGCCTTTCCGGCAGCATGAGATGCAGTCACCCCGCACTGCCATTCGTTCAGACATCCTTTCCCTCATCACATTTGGTGGCACCCCATACACAGACAATGATAGGACTGTGAGTGGTAAGGTCTATTACCTACCAGACAGCAGCACTCGCCAGTTTAAGGAACTGAcggaaatggaggtggggagcagcCATACCTGTGTAGCTGTGTTGGACAACTTTGTCTATGTGGTGGGGGGCCAGCACCTGCAGTACCGCAGCGGTGAGGGGGCAGTGGATATTTGCTATCGTTATGACCCGCACTTGAATCAGTGGCTGCGCATCCAGGCCATGCAAGAGAGCAGGATCCAGTTTCAGCTGAACGTCCTGTATGGCATGGTCTATGCTACGGGGGGACGGAACCGCTCTGGcagcttggcatctgtggagaAGTACTGTCCCAAAACCAATGAATGGAGCTATGTTTGCTCCCTCAAACGCAGGACGTGGGGTCATGCTGGGGCCACTCTCGGGGGTAAACTGTATATATCGGGTGGGTATGGGATATCTGTGGAAGACAAGAAAGCATTGCATTGCTATGATCCTGCCGGGGACCAGTGGGAATTTAAAGCCTCTATGAATGAACCCCGGGTCCTGCATGCAATGATCAGCGCCAATAATCGGATTTATGCCCTTGGAGGCCGCATGGACCATGTTGACCGTTGCTTTGATGTCTTGGCAGTGGAATATTACATGCCCGAGACCAACCAATGGACAACAGTCAGCCCCATGCGGGCAGGACAGTCAGAGGCTGGTTGTTGCTTGTTAGAGAAGAAGATTTACATTGTTGGTGGTTATAATTGGCACCTGAATAACGTCACCAGCATTGTACAGGTATACAACACAGAAACGGACGAGTGGGAGAGGGACTTGCATTTTCCAGAATCTTTTGCTGGCATTGCTTGTGCACCGGTGATTCTACCGCAGACCACAGCCCAGAGGTGA